In the genome of Polaromonas vacuolata, the window CGGTGTTTGAGGGGCAACTAGACGACGTATCGGCATTCGCCGCCGTCAGCCATGACCGTGGTTATCCCTTGGTGATGTTTGGTCGCTCAATTGATTTTTACAACACCGAGGTTTTCCTTCGCCAAAACGGTCAATTGGTGCGTCTGGATAAACCTGATGACGCCAGCGTTTCGCCGCATCTGCAATGGGCGCTGGTGACGCTGCGCAGCGATTGGACTGTCAACGGGATCAACTATCTCGCCGGCTCTTTGCTGCTGACCGACTTTGCCGCTTATCTGGCCGGGCAGCGCGTTTTTAAAGTGTTGTTTGAGCCGACGGCCACCGCATCACTGGCCGGCTGTGCGTTTACCCGCAGCCATGTGATCGTGAATATTTTGGACCAAGTCACCAGCCGCTTAGTGGTCTGGAGCCAGAGCGGCGACGACTGGCATAGCCGCGCTGTCGATGCGCCTAAAAACGGCGCGCTCAGCATAGGCGGTTTGTTTGACGGCTCTTTAGAGAACGATCCGCTGGGCGACGACTACCTCATCGCCTACAGCGACTTTCTCACCCCCGATTCCTTGATGTTGGGCAGTGCCTTGAACGATGAGCGCGAGCTGCTCAAGCAATTGCCAAGACGCTTTGATCCATCGGTGATGAAGGTCGAGCAATTGTTTGCCATCAGCGCTGACGCTACGCGCGTGCCGTACTTTGTGGTCTCGCCGCGTGACATGGTTTTAGACGGCTGCAACCCGACTTTGCTCAACGGCTACGGCGGTTTTGAAATCAGCCGCACGCCCGGCTACAGCGCCTCTTGGGGGATTAATTGGGTCAGCAAAGGCGGGGTCTACGTGGTGGCGAATATTCGCGGCGGTGGCGAGTTCGGCCCGGCTTGGCACCAAGCAGCCGTCAAGGCCAACAAGCAGCGCAGCTATGACGACTTTATCGCCATCGCCGAAGACCTGATTGCGCGCAAAATTACCAGTCCAGCGCACCTCGGCATCATGGGCGGCAGCAACGGCGGCTTGCTGGTGGGCGCGACTTTCGTGCAGCGCCCAGAGCTGTTCAATGCGGTCGTCTGCCAAGTGCCTTTGCTAGACATGCAGCGCTACCACTTGCTGCTAGCGGGCAACAGTTGGATGGCCGAATATGGCGATCCAGACAAGGCCGATGAATGGGCTTTTATCAGTCGCTACAGCCCGTATCAAAACCTAAAAGCTGAGGTGAAATACCCGCGCGTATTTTTCAACACCAGCACCAAAGACGACAGAGTCCATCCCGCCCACGCCCGCAAAATGGTCGCCCGCATGCAGGCGCTAGGCCATGACGTGCTGTACTTTGAAAATATAGAAGGCGGTCATGGCGGTGCGGCGGATAACGCCCAGCGGGCTAATTTATTGGGGCTGGAGTTTGCTTACCTGTGGATGCAGTTGGCGCGGCGATCAGACAGTTAAGAGATTGTTTCTTAACTCTACGAGCGCATCAGCTGCGCACTAATTTCAGCCACATCCAAAGTCTCAAACACCTGATTGTGCTGATGCGTCAGCGGCCCGCCGCCGGGCTCAACTCGGCCTTGGTCATCGTAGCCTACGGCCTTGAATTTCCAGCATCCGCCAATGAGTTTGAGATTGCCTAGGTGTTCGCCTTGTGCGCTGTCGACGCGGTAAACCTGATCGTTGACGCGGCTTAAACGCAGTGTGGGAGTGGTGGGGTTCATGTTTGGATTGTCTGCGCAAGCGCAGATGCCGCCTTCATCATCTTCACCCGGCCCCGCTCGGATTTGATCCGGGCTTTGCTGCGGTTAGCGCAGTTATAGCCGCGATTGCCGGCAACTTGCACTCGTTGGTCGACCCGCTGAAGTCCAAGCTAGCCTTGATACCCAAGCGTTCCTCTAAAAAAGAATCTAAATACTGGCTATTCATGCAAATATATTTCATTTGAAAAAAGCTAAGTTTGAGGAGTTGCAAAATGAATGCTCAAAAAGTCCTTCAGCCTGACCCCGGCTATGTGCTGGCCAAGGCAACGGTGCGTGCGACTGAACTGCTAGGGCTGTCCGGCGCGGCGCTGGCCCGGATTATTGGGGTCAGCGAGCCCACGGTGTCGCGTCTTTTTAAAGGGGAGAAAGCGCTAGACCCGAGCTCTAAAGAAGGCGAGCTGTCATTGCTATTGGTGCGTGTTTATCGCTCGCTCGATGCCTTGGTGGGCACGGATGATCAAAAGCGCATGGCTTGGATGCGGGCTCACAACATCGCTTTAGGCGGTGTGCCTGTCAAGCTGATTGAGCGGGTTGAGGGTTTGGTGGCGACGTTCGGCTACCTAGATGGAATGCGCGCGCCTTCATGACCGCTAGGCCATGGTCAGGGGCTTGGCTTGACTCGGCAACAAGTCACCAGTCCATGCTGGCTTGGCGCGGCGTTGAGTCCCAGCATGTCGTCTCTACGCTGCGGCTGGTCGACAGCGCGCAGGAACAGATTTTGTTGGAGTTGCTGCTGGAGCAAAGCAAACCGAAGTTGCCGCCCAAACCTCAGATGCCGCCGATCAGAGTGCAAAAGCATTACTTGCTCTACACGCCATTTCGGTATCGGCCGCAACATCCGAGTCGGTTCCGGCCAGCCGGCTCGCTGGGTATTTGGTACGGTGCAGAAAATCTTTATACGGCTTGTGCCGAAGTTGCCTATTGGCGTTCGCGCTTTACGTTGGACAGCACGGCACTCGCAGGCACTGTGCTGCTTACGGAGCACAGTTTTTTTTCAGGCAAGGGTAGACGGCGCAGCGATTGATTTGATGCGTCCACCTTGGCTGAGCGCCCGGGCCGTTTGGACAAATCCCAACGATTACACCGAGACCCAAGCCTTGGCCGCGCTCGTCAAAGCGAAAGGTTTGCAGTGGATTGGCTATGAATCTGTGCGTGCACCGGGTGAGCGCTGCGCGGCGGTGCTTGATCTTGACGCGTTGAATATTCTGACACCAGAAACTCTCCTGCAGACATGGCATTGCAAAGCTTCGCACGAGTCAGTCATGTTGGTAAATGGTTCGGATTGTTTTGTTTGGCGCTTCTTGCGCGCAGGAATCGTTGGTCACGATGCCAGAATAGGCGGTCACAATGAAATGGAGTATGCAGTTGAGGATGACTCAGCGGCAGGGCGCTTTCGGCTTGGCTAGTGAGATAAAGGCGACTTCGCCGCAAACACCCCGTAACGCTATGCCGCTGTCTATATGTACCAATAATTGGTACGATTGGCGTTTTAACAGGAGAACACTCGTGGCTAGAAACACATCCGTATCCCTAGGGACGCATTTCGCCAGCTTCATCGATGCGCAGGTGCAAGGCGGGCGTTATGGCACGGCTAGCGATGTGGTCAGGGCAGGTCTTAGGCTGCTGGAAGAGCACGAATCCAAGGTAAAAACGCTGCAAGATGCGCTGAACGCTGGCCTTCAGTCGGGCGAGCCACGCGCGTTCGATAGCGATGCGTTCTTGAACCGTATGAACGCTAAGCATGGCTAAGCCCTACCGACTGTCTCCGTTAGCCGAGGCTGACCTTGAGGGAATCTGGCTCTACACAGTCAAGCGCTGGTCGATGGAGCAGGCGGACAGCTAGCACCACAACCTTGTAGCGGCCTTCGAGGGACTGGCCGCAGGCATAAAGCAGGGGCGCGTCGTCGATGTTTTACCGGGATTCTTGAAGTACCTGTGCGGCTCACACGTGATCTATTTTTTAGACTACGCTGACCATCTGGACGTGATTCGCGTCCTACATCAACAGCAGGACGCTGAGCGGCACCTTTAGCCTAAGCTCGTGCCGCTATACCGCTAGTGGATCGTTAGTGGACCGCCAGCGTGCATATTTCGATTCATCGTGAGCGCAGATTCCAATCGGATGCCCCTCCACTCTGTGGCGTTTGGCATTACCTGCTGACTGCCTTTTCGGTTGTATTGATGAAGCACATCACCTCGAACCCTGCCTAGAAGCGTTTGCGTAGGCTTTTTTAATCGCTCTGTTTGGCGCTTCTAGCGCGCATTTGAAAACAGGGTCGCGGGCGTCCCTGTTTTCAGGCATATGCATCGGGCTTTAGTCAAAAATCTCACTCAACCATGATTTTTTCTTGCGTTGACCGTATTGACCATAGCCTTGCTGGTTTTGCCGCTGGTGGCTGTAGTCTGAGTCCTCAAAGTCCGGCCGGCGTCCTTGCTGGTAAGGTTGTTGGTGGACCGGTTGCTGCGGCACCGCTTGTACCGGTGCTGCTTGTGGCGCAGGTGCCATTTGTGCGGCGCTGCGTTCTATGAGTTTGTCTAGCTCACCTCGGTCAAGCCAGACGCCGCGGCAACTCGGGCAGTAATCGATTTCTACGCCTTGGCGATCGGCCATGACCAGAGAGACTTCTTTGCATTGTGGGCAGTGCATGATGGATTTCCTTAAAGTTATTCTTTACTGCTGCTAAAGCCAAACAGGCTGAGCAAGCTGGTAAAAAGGTTAAATAGCGAGACAAACAAGCTGACCGTAGCCATCACGTAATTGGTCTCGCCGCCGTTAACGATGCGGCTGGTTTCAAACAAGATCAAGCCGGCAGAAAGCAGGGCTACCATTGCCGAAACGGCCAAGCTAAGCGCTGGGATTTTGAAAAACATACCCGCCAAACTGGCCAAAAGCGCGATCACCATGCCGGCGAACAAAAATCCGCCCATAAAGCTAAAGTCTTTTTTGGTGGCCAGCACATAGCTTGACAAGGCTAAGAAGGTGGCACCAGTCGCACCCAACGCCATGGCGATGGTTTGTGCGCCGCCGGGAAGCGTCAAGTGTGCCGTCAGCATTGGGCCTAGGGTGTAACCCATGAAGCCGGTCAGCGCAAACACCGCCGGTATCGCCGCAGAACTGTCGCGTACTTTGTTGACCAGAAACAGCAGACCGAAATAACCAATTAAGGTGATGATGATGCCGGGGGCTGGCAGTCGTAGTGCGACGGCGGCAGCAGCGATGGCGGCGCTGAACATCAGCGTCATGGACAGCAGCGCGTAGGTGTTGCGCAGCACTTTATGGCCAGCGATGACGGAGCCTATGCCGGGTCTGTCGGCAGTGCGTAATGAGGGATGGTTCATTTTGTTGATCTTTCGATTGCGGGGTGTGGGTCGTTAAAAAATAAATTGAGCCTGCGTGACAGGCTGGTATCTAGTAACCATAGGTCATTTTTCATTTCGAAAAAAGAAGACAATCTATGAATTACCTTATCGTAAATACGAACAATGAGCCAAACCTTCAATTACCGTCACCTTTACTACTTCTGGATAGTCGCTAAAGAAGGCAGCATGTCGCGCGCTGCGGATCGCTTG includes:
- a CDS encoding type II toxin-antitoxin system ParD family antitoxin, which gives rise to MARNTSVSLGTHFASFIDAQVQGGRYGTASDVVRAGLRLLEEHESKVKTLQDALNAGLQSGEPRAFDSDAFLNRMNAKHG
- a CDS encoding RES family NAD+ phosphorylase, with product MTARPWSGAWLDSATSHQSMLAWRGVESQHVVSTLRLVDSAQEQILLELLLEQSKPKLPPKPQMPPIRVQKHYLLYTPFRYRPQHPSRFRPAGSLGIWYGAENLYTACAEVAYWRSRFTLDSTALAGTVLLTEHSFFSGKGRRRSD
- a CDS encoding prolyl oligopeptidase family serine peptidase — protein: MTDNISTISKSPNQDEHTDPFLWLEDVLGEKPLAWVEVNNAQSTTLLKARPEFEPTRAVVLDILNSKDKIPYFSRHGDFVYNLWTDDVHPRGLWRRTTLAGYRQASPDWELVLDIDALGQAEGESWVWGDADCLGPAYQRCLISLSPGGSDAAVVREFDLQTKQFVADGFTLPQAKSDASWLDHDTLLVGTDFGDGSLTRSGYPRVIKEWKRGTLLASAVTVFEGQLDDVSAFAAVSHDRGYPLVMFGRSIDFYNTEVFLRQNGQLVRLDKPDDASVSPHLQWALVTLRSDWTVNGINYLAGSLLLTDFAAYLAGQRVFKVLFEPTATASLAGCAFTRSHVIVNILDQVTSRLVVWSQSGDDWHSRAVDAPKNGALSIGGLFDGSLENDPLGDDYLIAYSDFLTPDSLMLGSALNDERELLKQLPRRFDPSVMKVEQLFAISADATRVPYFVVSPRDMVLDGCNPTLLNGYGGFEISRTPGYSASWGINWVSKGGVYVVANIRGGGEFGPAWHQAAVKANKQRSYDDFIAIAEDLIARKITSPAHLGIMGGSNGGLLVGATFVQRPELFNAVVCQVPLLDMQRYHLLLAGNSWMAEYGDPDKADEWAFISRYSPYQNLKAEVKYPRVFFNTSTKDDRVHPAHARKMVARMQALGHDVLYFENIEGGHGGAADNAQRANLLGLEFAYLWMQLARRSDS
- a CDS encoding Bax inhibitor-1/YccA family protein: MNHPSLRTADRPGIGSVIAGHKVLRNTYALLSMTLMFSAAIAAAAVALRLPAPGIIITLIGYFGLLFLVNKVRDSSAAIPAVFALTGFMGYTLGPMLTAHLTLPGGAQTIAMALGATGATFLALSSYVLATKKDFSFMGGFLFAGMVIALLASLAGMFFKIPALSLAVSAMVALLSAGLILFETSRIVNGGETNYVMATVSLFVSLFNLFTSLLSLFGFSSSKE
- a CDS encoding RES domain-containing protein, which encodes MRPPWLSARAVWTNPNDYTETQALAALVKAKGLQWIGYESVRAPGERCAAVLDLDALNILTPETLLQTWHCKASHESVMLVNGSDCFVWRFLRAGIVGHDARIGGHNEMEYAVEDDSAAGRFRLG
- a CDS encoding zf-TFIIB domain-containing protein encodes the protein MHCPQCKEVSLVMADRQGVEIDYCPSCRGVWLDRGELDKLIERSAAQMAPAPQAAPVQAVPQQPVHQQPYQQGRRPDFEDSDYSHQRQNQQGYGQYGQRKKKSWLSEIFD
- a CDS encoding antitoxin Xre-like helix-turn-helix domain-containing protein gives rise to the protein MNAQKVLQPDPGYVLAKATVRATELLGLSGAALARIIGVSEPTVSRLFKGEKALDPSSKEGELSLLLVRVYRSLDALVGTDDQKRMAWMRAHNIALGGVPVKLIERVEGLVATFGYLDGMRAPS
- a CDS encoding type II toxin-antitoxin system RelE/ParE family toxin, which encodes MAKPYRLSPLAEADLEGIWLYTVKRWSMEQADS